The Narcine bancroftii isolate sNarBan1 chromosome 11, sNarBan1.hap1, whole genome shotgun sequence genome has a window encoding:
- the omgb gene encoding uncharacterized protein omgb produces the protein MEEELEESELQLYGAGSCISNCIDGTGSCISDGTGSCISDCTDGTGSCISDGTESCISDGTGSCISDGTGSCISDGTGSCISDGTGSCISDCSDGTGSCISDITGSCISDGTGSCISDGTGSCISDGTGSCISDGTRSCISDCSDGTGSCISDCTDGTGSCISDGTGSCISDCTDGTESCISDCTGSCISDGTGSCISDCTDRTGSCISDCTNRTGSRISDCTSAWLRDA, from the coding sequence atggaagaagagctggaagagagCGAGTTGCAACTTTACGGAGCCGGATCCTGCATCTCCAACTGCATCGACGGAACAGGATCCTGCATCTCCGACGGAACCGGATCCTGCATCTCCGACTGCACCGACGGAACCGGATCTTGCATCTCCGACGGAACCGAATCCTGCATCTCCGACGGAACCGGATCCTGCATCTCCGACGGAACCGGATCCTGCATCTCCGACGGAACCGGATCCTGTATCTCCGACGGAACCGGATCCTGCATCTCCGACTGCAGCGACGGAACAGGATCCTGCATCTCCGACATAACCGGATCCTGCATCTCCGACGGAACCGGATCCTGCATCTCCGACGGAACCGGATCCTGCATCTCCGACGGAACCGGATCCTGCATCTCCGACGGAACCAGATCCTGCATCTCCGACTGCAGCGACGGAACCGGATCCTGCATCTCCGACTGCACCGACGGAACAGGATCCTGCATCTCCGACGGAACCGGATCCTGCATCTCCGACTGCACCGACGGAACTGAATCCTGTATCTCCGACTGCACCGGATCCTGCATCTCCGACGGAACCGGATCGTGCATCTCCGACTGCACCGACAGAACCGGATCCTGCATCTCCGACTGCACCAACAGAACCGGATCCCGCATCTCCGACTGCACCTCAGCCTGGCTACGTGAtgcttga